In Alteracholeplasma palmae J233, a single genomic region encodes these proteins:
- the cdd gene encoding cytidine deaminase, producing MTNLEHALLARKRAYAPYSKFLVGASIELKDGTHIYGANIENGSYGLSNCAERSALFSLLSQGYNKEDIISITIVGDTKNPISPCGACRQVMYELVPKNAKIYLSNLNGETKELTTSELLPYGFDLDEDSL from the coding sequence ATGACTAATTTAGAACATGCTTTACTAGCAAGAAAAAGAGCATACGCACCCTATTCTAAATTTTTAGTAGGGGCATCAATCGAATTAAAAGATGGCACTCATATCTATGGTGCGAATATTGAAAATGGTTCTTACGGTCTTAGCAATTGTGCAGAACGCAGTGCTTTATTTTCACTTCTTAGCCAAGGCTATAACAAAGAAGATATTATTTCAATTACTATTGTAGGAGACACTAAAAATCCAATATCTCCATGTGGTGCCTGCAGACAAGTGATGTATGAACTCGTTCCAAAAAATGCAAAAATATATCTTTCTAACTTAAACGGAGAAACCAAAGAACTTACAACAAGTGAACTTTTACCTTATGGATTTGACTTAGACGAGGACTCTTTATGA
- the era gene encoding GTPase Era produces MSYRSGFITIAGRPNVGKSTLLNALMGQKIAITSPKPQTTRSRITGIINDEAYQMIFVDTPGMHEGKHLLGKTIDKLAVNSIQGVDVVLFVTDRHLGKSETKILNYFKAISTPVILVINKIDLLKSKIQTDEIILSYINAYPFKEVVPISAASVTNLDHLKEAIYKYLPEGPQYYPEEMVTDQTDNTLMAEIIREKILYHAQEEVPHSVAVVIESITPNEEYNTVDVTAIIIVERSTQKQILIGSKGEKIKKIGTAARRDINKTLDTKIHLSLWIKVKKDWRNNPNELKRYGYQDE; encoded by the coding sequence ATGAGTTATAGATCAGGATTTATCACAATAGCTGGTAGACCCAATGTTGGAAAGTCTACACTACTAAATGCCCTTATGGGACAAAAAATAGCTATTACTAGCCCAAAGCCACAAACAACACGAAGCAGAATCACAGGGATTATTAATGATGAGGCATATCAAATGATCTTTGTAGATACTCCAGGGATGCATGAAGGTAAACATTTATTAGGAAAAACAATAGATAAACTGGCAGTTAATAGTATACAAGGAGTAGATGTTGTTTTATTTGTAACAGATAGACACTTAGGAAAATCTGAAACTAAAATACTTAACTACTTTAAAGCTATTTCAACACCAGTAATTCTAGTCATTAATAAAATAGACTTACTAAAAAGTAAAATTCAAACAGATGAAATTATATTAAGTTATATTAATGCGTATCCATTTAAAGAGGTTGTTCCTATTTCAGCTGCTTCAGTTACAAACTTAGATCACCTAAAAGAGGCTATTTATAAATATTTACCTGAAGGACCACAATACTATCCAGAAGAGATGGTTACCGATCAAACAGATAATACCCTAATGGCTGAAATCATAAGAGAAAAAATTCTTTACCACGCACAAGAAGAAGTCCCACATTCGGTTGCTGTCGTTATTGAAAGCATTACACCAAATGAAGAATATAATACAGTAGATGTGACTGCGATTATTATTGTTGAACGCTCTACTCAAAAACAAATTCTCATCGGGTCTAAAGGTGAAAAAATAAAGAAAATTGGAACCGCGGCCAGAAGAGATATTAATAAAACGCTTGATACCAAAATTCATTTGTCATTATGGATTAAAGTTAAAAAAGACTGGCGAAACAATCCAAATGAGTTAAAACGTTATGGATACCAAGACGAATAA
- the recO gene encoding DNA repair protein RecO, with protein sequence MDTKTNKIKGIIYKVLPYKESAKMVFVYTEKGKYTLIFQGAQKTNNLNRAITQYLSLIEFELNPMGKRMMNISQAKLLDSYDKLKDSYDTTKKYATILELLDKVVTDEDEHETIFKIALEALSDTKIGYLRFLARLLPVIGYHFNLKPDGRKIKGYSLLLNRLIYKEETESIILDVVATTELLKLFINKQTDAFTQEDQLSSFLIKYYDYYLQYQFKTMK encoded by the coding sequence ATGGATACCAAGACGAATAAAATAAAAGGTATTATTTATAAAGTTTTACCGTATAAAGAAAGTGCCAAAATGGTCTTTGTTTACACTGAAAAAGGTAAATATACTTTAATTTTTCAAGGGGCACAAAAAACAAATAATCTTAATAGAGCTATTACTCAATATTTATCACTGATTGAATTTGAATTAAACCCTATGGGTAAGAGAATGATGAATATCAGCCAAGCCAAACTTTTAGACTCATATGATAAACTAAAAGATAGCTATGATACAACTAAAAAATACGCAACTATTTTAGAACTCTTAGATAAAGTTGTTACAGATGAAGATGAGCATGAAACCATCTTCAAAATAGCCTTAGAAGCTCTTTCAGATACTAAAATAGGCTACTTAAGATTTCTTGCAAGACTCTTGCCAGTTATAGGCTATCATTTTAATTTAAAACCAGATGGAAGAAAAATTAAGGGCTATAGTCTATTATTAAATAGACTGATTTACAAAGAGGAAACAGAAAGTATCATACTTGATGTCGTAGCTACAACCGAACTATTAAAATTATTTATTAATAAACAAACAGATGCGTTTACACAAGAAGATCAATTATCATCTTTCTTGATTAAATATTATGATTACTATTTGCAATATCAATTTAAAACAATGAAATAA
- a CDS encoding glycine--tRNA ligase: MVTLEQITLYAKQTGFIFQGSEIYGGLANTWDYGPLGSLLKKNIKEAWIQKFVRENPYNVLLDSSILLNSKVWEASGHIGGFSDPLTENKDNNQRYRADKLIIEHDPSINPDGWTPEKMHEYLVKNKVMGTTNWTPIRSFNMMFQTHQGVVLEQANQIFLRPETAQGIFINFKNIQRTTRKKLPFGVCQVGKAFRNEITPGNFVFRTREFEQMELEFFCKPGTEMEWFNYWKQFMKSWLLNLGIHEENVEFEDHKKEALSHYSNATTDILYKFPWGFDELWGIASRTNFDLNAHQKHSGEDLTYLDPETNERYIPYVVEPSVGVERLVLAFLTNSYKEEKLENDDTRQVLALHPALAPYKVAVLPLMKKVHAEKALQLELELAKHFDVTYDETQNIGKRYRRQDAIGTPFCVTVDQETMENDTVTIRHRDTMAQERLQIKDLKAYIEKYLEF; the protein is encoded by the coding sequence ATGGTTACTTTAGAACAAATTACATTATATGCCAAGCAAACAGGTTTCATTTTTCAAGGTAGTGAAATCTATGGTGGATTAGCTAATACTTGGGATTACGGTCCACTTGGAAGTTTATTAAAGAAAAATATTAAAGAAGCATGGATTCAAAAATTCGTTAGAGAAAATCCATATAATGTCCTGCTAGACAGCTCTATATTACTTAATAGTAAAGTTTGGGAAGCAAGCGGACATATTGGAGGATTTAGTGATCCATTAACTGAAAACAAAGATAATAATCAACGTTATCGTGCAGATAAACTAATTATTGAACATGATCCTTCTATTAATCCAGATGGATGGACACCTGAAAAGATGCATGAATACTTAGTAAAAAATAAAGTTATGGGGACAACTAACTGGACTCCTATTCGTTCATTTAATATGATGTTTCAAACGCACCAAGGGGTTGTATTAGAACAAGCTAATCAAATCTTTTTAAGACCAGAAACAGCACAAGGAATCTTTATCAACTTTAAAAATATTCAAAGAACAACTAGAAAAAAACTACCTTTTGGAGTATGCCAAGTAGGAAAAGCCTTTAGAAATGAAATTACTCCAGGTAACTTCGTATTTAGAACTCGTGAATTTGAACAAATGGAATTAGAATTCTTCTGTAAACCTGGAACTGAAATGGAATGGTTTAATTACTGGAAACAATTTATGAAATCTTGGTTACTTAACTTAGGAATTCATGAAGAAAATGTTGAGTTTGAAGATCATAAAAAAGAAGCATTAAGTCACTATTCAAATGCAACTACAGATATTTTATATAAATTCCCTTGGGGATTTGATGAATTATGGGGGATTGCATCAAGAACAAACTTTGATTTAAATGCCCATCAAAAGCATTCAGGAGAAGACTTAACTTATCTAGACCCTGAAACTAATGAAAGATATATCCCTTATGTAGTAGAACCATCAGTTGGGGTAGAAAGATTAGTACTAGCTTTCTTGACAAATTCTTATAAAGAAGAAAAATTAGAAAACGATGATACAAGACAAGTTTTAGCACTACATCCAGCACTTGCTCCATATAAAGTAGCAGTTTTACCACTAATGAAAAAGGTTCATGCAGAAAAAGCACTTCAATTGGAATTAGAACTTGCAAAACATTTTGATGTTACATATGATGAAACACAGAATATTGGTAAAAGATATAGAAGACAAGATGCGATAGGTACACCATTTTGTGTGACTGTTGACCAAGAAACAATGGAAAATGATACAGTAACAATTAGACATAGAGATACTATGGCACAAGAAAGACTTCAAATTAAAGATTTAAAAGCATATATTGAAAAATACTTAGAATTCTAA
- the dnaG gene encoding DNA primase, whose product MDDKLISRINEDVNIVDLVSEFVQLEKKGKNYMGLCPFHQENSPSFSVSPEKNIAVCMSCKEGGVPLTFYRKIKNISFQQAVVELADRLGIEVSHEVKVDPNEHLYKIMHDASQFFQFSLQNTNQGEIALNYLKERQIEKEHIEHFKIGWAPKEKDALYQLLKDKEYQVSDMISLGLVKQNDQGDYYDLFRSRLIFPLTNPEGKVIGFSGRTLDKNEKVKYMNSPETPIFKKGEMLYHYNESLSEIRKTKKVILYEGFFDCIASYKAGLKNIVATMGTALTKQQALLLKKVSNDIVIAYDGDNAGQNAAIKGIDILQKENLRVNILEIPDKLDPDDYVKKYGATSYQSLFETNLKDPYAFKYDKIVKGKDLTNSNDTREIKNELETIFRYTDENIRNLYYKKALEELGIILKYHTQNQTTDYILPKPKETQRVSNKYEWIEIQIVYEVINSSYFLNYILERVHFYELSNWMITSVIEKIGEMYKTYYYDKIEIDKFLEVYPDFTSLINQFKNHFVFKENMRIETKEKLDEYIEMINVDLHRSKRIADLTSLVETATTKEEENKYLEEILKLQREQKMSESKRRI is encoded by the coding sequence ATGGATGATAAACTAATTTCTAGAATTAATGAAGACGTTAATATCGTTGATTTAGTCAGTGAGTTTGTACAACTGGAAAAAAAAGGTAAGAACTATATGGGATTATGCCCTTTTCATCAAGAAAATAGTCCCAGTTTTTCCGTTTCTCCAGAAAAAAATATAGCTGTTTGTATGTCCTGTAAAGAAGGTGGAGTACCACTTACCTTTTATAGGAAAATAAAAAATATCTCTTTTCAACAGGCTGTCGTAGAACTAGCAGATCGCCTAGGCATTGAAGTTTCTCATGAAGTAAAAGTTGATCCTAACGAACATTTATATAAAATAATGCATGATGCTAGCCAATTTTTTCAATTTTCTTTACAAAATACGAATCAGGGAGAAATTGCCCTTAATTATTTAAAAGAAAGACAAATTGAAAAAGAACACATAGAGCACTTTAAGATTGGTTGGGCTCCTAAAGAAAAGGATGCACTTTATCAATTATTAAAAGACAAAGAGTATCAAGTTTCAGATATGATTAGTCTAGGGTTAGTAAAGCAAAATGACCAAGGTGACTATTACGACTTATTTAGATCAAGACTCATCTTTCCTTTAACAAACCCAGAGGGTAAGGTTATTGGATTTTCTGGAAGAACATTAGATAAAAACGAAAAAGTAAAATATATGAATAGCCCAGAAACGCCAATTTTTAAAAAGGGTGAAATGCTTTATCACTATAACGAAAGTTTATCTGAAATTAGAAAAACTAAAAAAGTTATTTTATATGAAGGGTTCTTTGATTGTATTGCATCTTATAAAGCTGGACTAAAAAATATCGTAGCAACCATGGGAACAGCCTTAACCAAGCAACAAGCACTCCTTTTAAAAAAGGTATCAAATGATATTGTTATTGCTTATGATGGCGATAACGCCGGACAGAACGCAGCGATTAAAGGAATAGATATTTTACAAAAAGAAAATTTAAGAGTTAATATTTTAGAAATACCTGACAAACTTGATCCTGATGATTATGTTAAAAAATATGGTGCAACAAGCTACCAATCATTATTCGAAACAAATTTAAAAGACCCTTATGCATTTAAGTATGATAAAATTGTTAAGGGAAAAGACTTAACTAATAGTAATGATACAAGAGAAATAAAAAACGAATTAGAAACTATTTTTAGATATACAGATGAAAACATAAGAAACCTCTATTATAAAAAAGCTTTAGAAGAACTGGGAATTATACTTAAGTATCATACCCAAAATCAGACAACTGACTATATTCTTCCAAAGCCAAAAGAAACACAAAGAGTTTCAAATAAATACGAGTGGATTGAAATACAAATAGTTTATGAAGTGATTAATAGCTCATATTTCTTAAATTACATATTAGAACGAGTGCATTTTTATGAACTCTCAAATTGGATGATTACTTCAGTTATTGAAAAAATAGGTGAGATGTATAAAACTTATTACTATGATAAAATAGAAATTGATAAATTCTTAGAAGTCTATCCAGATTTTACTAGTTTAATTAATCAATTTAAAAATCACTTTGTCTTTAAAGAAAATATGAGAATAGAAACAAAAGAAAAATTAGATGAATATATCGAAATGATTAATGTAGATTTACATAGATCAAAAAGAATAGCGGATTTAACTTCCTTAGTAGAAACCGCAACTACTAAAGAAGAAGAAAACAAATATTTAGAAGAAATACTTAAGTTACAACGAGAACAAAAAATGAGTGAGAGTAAACGGAGGATATAA
- the rpoD gene encoding RNA polymerase sigma factor RpoD, giving the protein MELEKIIASLVKKASKSKLLSPADVLKHTKGDEELYRQVEQALMLEDIDIVSDDEEEEEAETRQLDDDLDEDDIEVNDESEPDEFSLSSLEVEDIQEEELLNIEKIVTNVKVDDPVRMYLKEIGQIPLLKIDEERKYAMMVSAGREAQSQLDSFNNKEIELVEDDVKELENVVYKADFAKEKLVEANYRLVVSIAKRYVGRGLLFLDLIQEGNMGLMRAVDKFDYEKGFKFSTYATWWIRQAITRAVADQARTIRIPVHMVETINKMIRIQRQLVQELGREASVEEVADKMGITPEKVQNIQRIAKEPISLEAPVGEEEDSSLGDFISDPSALSPHDFMMQEMIKKTLDEVLEESLTDREEKVLRLRYGLLDGKTHTLEEVGREFGVTRERIRQIEAKALRRLRAPSRQNKLKELYIGKK; this is encoded by the coding sequence ATGGAATTAGAAAAAATCATAGCATCATTAGTTAAAAAAGCTAGCAAAAGCAAACTCCTTAGCCCAGCAGATGTATTAAAACATACAAAAGGTGATGAAGAACTTTATAGACAAGTAGAACAAGCTTTAATGTTAGAAGATATTGATATTGTCTCAGATGATGAAGAAGAGGAAGAAGCTGAAACTAGACAACTAGATGATGACTTAGATGAAGATGATATCGAAGTTAACGATGAATCTGAGCCTGACGAATTTTCTTTAAGTAGCTTAGAAGTAGAAGATATCCAAGAAGAAGAATTATTAAATATTGAGAAAATAGTAACAAACGTTAAAGTGGATGACCCTGTTAGAATGTACTTAAAGGAAATCGGACAAATACCACTTCTTAAAATTGATGAAGAACGTAAATATGCAATGATGGTTTCTGCTGGTAGAGAAGCACAAAGTCAATTAGACAGTTTTAACAACAAAGAAATTGAGTTAGTTGAAGACGATGTTAAAGAATTAGAAAATGTTGTTTATAAAGCAGATTTTGCTAAAGAAAAATTAGTAGAAGCTAACTACCGTTTAGTTGTTTCAATTGCTAAAAGATATGTAGGACGTGGCTTATTATTCTTAGATTTAATCCAAGAAGGTAACATGGGCTTAATGCGTGCAGTAGATAAGTTTGATTATGAAAAAGGATTTAAATTTTCTACATACGCAACATGGTGGATTAGACAAGCTATCACAAGAGCTGTAGCTGACCAAGCAAGAACAATTCGTATTCCAGTTCATATGGTTGAAACAATTAATAAAATGATTCGTATTCAAAGACAATTAGTTCAAGAACTAGGTAGAGAAGCAAGCGTTGAAGAAGTAGCGGATAAAATGGGAATCACTCCAGAAAAAGTCCAAAATATACAACGTATTGCAAAAGAACCTATCAGTTTAGAAGCGCCAGTAGGTGAAGAAGAAGATTCATCATTAGGAGATTTCATTAGTGATCCATCTGCTTTATCACCACATGACTTTATGATGCAAGAAATGATTAAAAAGACATTAGACGAAGTATTAGAAGAATCATTAACAGATAGAGAAGAAAAAGTATTAAGACTTAGATATGGTCTTTTAGATGGTAAAACTCATACTTTAGAAGAAGTTGGTCGTGAATTTGGTGTAACACGTGAACGCATTCGTCAAATTGAAGCGAAAGCCTTAAGAAGATTAAGAGCACCATCAAGACAAAACAAATTAAAAGAACTATATATCGGTAAAAAATGA
- a CDS encoding tRNA (adenine(22)-N(1))-methyltransferase: protein MKRIDFISKQTNGYKTVLDIGCDHGLVLKKAFQKGYIEKGIASDLREKPLLSAKNNLKQYPVTFYQSNGFEGIKEDFDLAVICGMGAILITEILSKAPTKKKDFLLGANDRLEELRVWLESNHFKIIDESVIYDKFYYVFIKVTEGTMKLSKEDILVGPVLKKKPESKDYYRHLVKYYEDLLNKIDLQKKANIIDKINFLKNNL from the coding sequence ATGAAAAGAATAGATTTTATTTCTAAGCAAACCAATGGATATAAAACAGTCCTAGATATAGGATGTGATCATGGACTGGTGCTTAAAAAGGCTTTTCAAAAGGGTTATATAGAAAAAGGCATTGCAAGTGATTTAAGAGAAAAGCCACTTTTAAGTGCTAAGAATAATCTTAAACAATATCCAGTTACTTTTTATCAAAGTAATGGTTTTGAAGGAATAAAAGAAGATTTTGATCTAGCAGTAATATGTGGCATGGGTGCTATATTAATTACTGAGATACTTTCTAAAGCTCCTACTAAAAAGAAGGATTTTCTATTAGGTGCTAATGATAGACTTGAAGAACTCAGAGTTTGGCTAGAAAGTAACCACTTTAAAATTATTGATGAGTCTGTCATCTATGATAAATTCTATTATGTATTTATCAAAGTGACAGAAGGCACAATGAAACTAAGTAAAGAAGATATTTTAGTAGGCCCAGTTTTAAAGAAAAAACCTGAATCTAAAGATTACTATAGACACCTAGTAAAATACTATGAAGATCTTTTAAATAAAATTGATTTGCAAAAGAAAGCTAACATTATAGATAAAATAAACTTTTTAAAGAATAACTTATAA